A stretch of Monomorium pharaonis isolate MP-MQ-018 chromosome 7, ASM1337386v2, whole genome shotgun sequence DNA encodes these proteins:
- the LOC105837133 gene encoding metastasis-associated protein MTA3 isoform X2 has protein sequence MPMPAEYHEGHGNHENANFALGTTQDANNMTANMYRVGDYVYFETTNSSPYQIRRIEELNKTANGNVEAKVMCFFRRRDLPPPLVMLADKHQWVEEGVPGGVTELSSKQRHQMKHRELFLSRQVETMPATHIRGKCCVTLLNETESLTSYLNKDDSFFYCLVFDPTARTLLADKGEIRVGNKYQATDIPAVLTPTERETDSRRLQDLETLVWTPRHNLTDRQIDQFLVVSRSVGTFARALDCSSSIKQPSLHMSAAAASRDITLFHAMDTLHLHAYDLSNALASLVPSTGPVLCRDEMEEWSASEANLFEEALEKYGKDFADIRADFLPWKTLKNVIEYYYMWKTTDRYVQQKRVKAVEAESKLKQVYIPNYNKTPTSTTAPSSATIVPLGNSNSNSNGKPTSVLNGNSNGNMIGDNSGNLLMVGVGGKPCESCQIVQSPQWYAWGPSHMQYRLCQSCWVYWKKYGGLKVPSRIDDVDLERKRAGAGSDEESKGMGGAHRPHRCSIPTCGKEFKLKAHLSRHYASAHGVDLRGAAGSGGGGSGSPRPVMKTRSAFYLRTSLLARAARRLCAAQLRTRHAARAPHQPVNAAPLRHLCAQLTSKAPTELRMLARAVRPRPRPQVIDIASRLGDHPAPRQPGDWDWLTLTAPAQRKQPDRVSFPRPPKAPDGSLLYERVPNKPEVDRLALTPPQPQSVMSTQQNILKRPRPFDEINGSDGIALNAVPSGVPPPKRVHHQQQLHPKHTLEHPTPAVLPLAPPLNGRASHPHTLPHGPPLSRSNARKQVLSWMDAPDDVYFRATEQIKRARRTLPSMELRRAARKPWRRMSLPLNPLHLQRAGRQDDMVVILD, from the exons ATGCCGATGCCGGCCGAATACCACGAGGGCCACGGTAACCACGAGAACGCCAATTTCGCTCTCGGGACCACGCAGGACGCCAACAACATGACGGCCAACATGTACCGGGTGGGAG attacgtGTATTTCGAGACTACCAACTCGTCGCCGTATCAGATCAGAAGGATAGAAGAATTAAATAAG ACCGCGAACGGGAATGTGGAGGCAAAAGTCATGTGTTTCTTCAGGCGGAGGGATTTGCCGCCTCCCTTAGTCATGCTGGCGGACAAACATCAAT GGGTGGAAGAAGGTGTTCCTGGAGGAGTAACGGAATTAAGTTCTAAGCAACGTCACCAAATGAAACACAGGGAACTGTTTTTATCGCGGCAAGTGGAGACTATGCCTGCCACGCATATTAGGGGCAAATGCTGCGTTACGTTATTGAATGAAACCGAATCCTTGACGAGCTACCTAAACAAAGAcgattcatttttttactgcTTAGTATTTGATCCTACTGCACGTACTTTGCTTGCTGATAAAG GCGAAATTAGAGTAGGTAATAAATATCAAGCAACAGATATACCGGCTGTACTAACGCCTaccgagagagagacggaTTCTCGCAGGTTACAAGATTTGGAGACTTTGGTTTGGACTCCGAGACACAACTTGACAGATCGTCAGATCGATCAATTCCTCGTTGTTAGCAGATCAGTAGGCACCTTCGCGAGAGCCTTAGACTGTTCGTCCTCCATTAAGCAACCCTCCTTGCATATGTCTGCAGCTGCTGCATCTAGAGACATTACTCTg TTTCACGCGATGGATACATTGCACCTGCATGCCTATGACTTGTCGAATGCCTTAGCGTCTTTAGTACCTAGCACCGGCCCCGTATTGTGCCGAGACGAGATGGAGGAATGGAGCGCATCCGAGGCGAACCTGTTTGAAGAGGCGCTCGAGAAATATGGAAAGGACTTTGCGGATATACGAGCCGACTTT TTACCATGGAAAACGCTGAAGAACGTAATCGAGTATTATTACATGTGGAAAACGACGGATCGGTATGTCCAGCAGAAAAGAGTGAAGGCTGTAGAGGCGGAGAGTAAGCTGAAGCAAGTTTATATACCGAATTACAACAAGACCCCCACATCGACAACCGCACCTTCCAGCGCCACGATTGTACCTTTGGGCAATAGTAATAGCAATAGTAACGGAAAACCGACCAGCGTTCTGAACGGTAACAGTAACGGCAACATGATAGGTGACAATTCCGGGAATTTACTTATGGTCGGAGTTGGTGGAAAACCATGTGAGAGTTGTCAAATTGTCCAGAGTCCACAGTGGTATGCTTGGGGACCATCGCACATGCAGTATCGTCTCTGTCAATCCTGTTGGGTATATTGGAAGAAGTATGGAGGGCTCAAG GTGCCGTCGCGCATAGACGACGTCGATCTCGAGAGGAAACGCGCCGGCGCCGGATCGGACGAAGAGAGTAAAGGGATGGGCGGCGCGCACAGGCCGCATCGATGCAGCATTCCTACCTGCGGCAAGGAGTTCAAATTGAAGGCTCATCTGAGCCGTCACTACGCGAGCGCGCATGGAGTGGATCTGCGCGGCGCCGCCggaagcggcggcggcggcagcggatCACCGCGGCCGGTGATGAAGACCCGGTCTGCGTTTTATTTGCGCACCTCCTTGTTGGCGCGTGCCGCGCGACGTCTGTGCGCTGCGCAATTGCGCACACGTCACGCCGCGCGGGCACCCCATCAGCCGGTGAATGCGGCGCCGTTGCGGCACCTATGCGCCCAGCTAACATCCAAGGCACCTACGGAATTACGTATGCTTGCACGCGCCGTACGGCCTCGGCCGCGTCCCCAAGTGATCGACATCGCCTCGCGCTTAGGCGATCATCCGGCACCTCGGCAGCCCGGTGATTGGGACTGGCTGACGTTGACTGCTCCGGCACAACGCAAGCAGCCTGATCGAGTCTCATTTCCACGCCCGCCGAAGGCACCGG ATGGCAGCCTTTTGTATGAGAGGGTACCAAACAAACCTGAAGTGGACAGACTTGCATTAACGCCTCCCCAGCCGCAATCTGTTATGTCAACCCAGCAGAATATCCTCAAACGTCCAAGACCATTCGACGAAATTAATGGTTCTGATG GTATCGCCTTGAACGCAGTTCCTTCTGGCGTACCACCTCCGAAAAGAGTCCATCATCAACAACAACTGCATCCGAAGCATACATTGGAACATCCCACACCTGCAGTTCTTCCCCTCGCGCCACCTCTTAATGGTAGGGCTTCTCATCCACATACGTTGCCTCATGGTCCGCCGCTGTCTAGAAGTAACGCACGTAAGCAGGTTTTATCGTGGATGGATGCACCTGATGATGTCTACTTCCGCGCCACCGAACAGATCAA AAGAGCTAGAAGAACCCTACCATCAATGGAGTTACGAAGAGCGGCGCGTAAACCATGGCGTAGAATGTCACTTCCTCTGAATCCGCTTCACCTCCAAAGAGCGGGTCGCCAAGACGATATGGTCGTTATCTTGGATTGA
- the LOC105837133 gene encoding metastasis-associated protein MTA3 isoform X1 has product MPMPAEYHEGHGNHENANFALGTTQDANNMTANMYRVGDYVYFETTNSSPYQIRRIEELNKTANGNVEAKVMCFFRRRDLPPPLVMLADKHQLTNAEQQRSESPASTQNQKLENPDTTKEMTNKDGIGPKVMIKGGGKGGWLKAPLSEAQEPHGVEEGVPGGVTELSSKQRHQMKHRELFLSRQVETMPATHIRGKCCVTLLNETESLTSYLNKDDSFFYCLVFDPTARTLLADKGEIRVGNKYQATDIPAVLTPTERETDSRRLQDLETLVWTPRHNLTDRQIDQFLVVSRSVGTFARALDCSSSIKQPSLHMSAAAASRDITLFHAMDTLHLHAYDLSNALASLVPSTGPVLCRDEMEEWSASEANLFEEALEKYGKDFADIRADFLPWKTLKNVIEYYYMWKTTDRYVQQKRVKAVEAESKLKQVYIPNYNKTPTSTTAPSSATIVPLGNSNSNSNGKPTSVLNGNSNGNMIGDNSGNLLMVGVGGKPCESCQIVQSPQWYAWGPSHMQYRLCQSCWVYWKKYGGLKVPSRIDDVDLERKRAGAGSDEESKGMGGAHRPHRCSIPTCGKEFKLKAHLSRHYASAHGVDLRGAAGSGGGGSGSPRPVMKTRSAFYLRTSLLARAARRLCAAQLRTRHAARAPHQPVNAAPLRHLCAQLTSKAPTELRMLARAVRPRPRPQVIDIASRLGDHPAPRQPGDWDWLTLTAPAQRKQPDRVSFPRPPKAPDGSLLYERVPNKPEVDRLALTPPQPQSVMSTQQNILKRPRPFDEINGSDGIALNAVPSGVPPPKRVHHQQQLHPKHTLEHPTPAVLPLAPPLNGRASHPHTLPHGPPLSRSNARKQVLSWMDAPDDVYFRATEQIKRARRTLPSMELRRAARKPWRRMSLPLNPLHLQRAGRQDDMVVILD; this is encoded by the exons ATGCCGATGCCGGCCGAATACCACGAGGGCCACGGTAACCACGAGAACGCCAATTTCGCTCTCGGGACCACGCAGGACGCCAACAACATGACGGCCAACATGTACCGGGTGGGAG attacgtGTATTTCGAGACTACCAACTCGTCGCCGTATCAGATCAGAAGGATAGAAGAATTAAATAAG ACCGCGAACGGGAATGTGGAGGCAAAAGTCATGTGTTTCTTCAGGCGGAGGGATTTGCCGCCTCCCTTAGTCATGCTGGCGGACAAACATCAAT TGACAAACGCGGAGCAACAGAGGTCGGAATCCCCTGCGAGTACACAGAATCAGAAACTCGAGAATCCCGACACTACTAAGGAAATGACTAATAAAGATGGTATCGGGCCCAAAGTGATGATCAAAGGGGGCGGGAAAGGGGGCTGGCTGAAGGCCCCATTATCGGAGGCCCAAGAGCCCCACG GGGTGGAAGAAGGTGTTCCTGGAGGAGTAACGGAATTAAGTTCTAAGCAACGTCACCAAATGAAACACAGGGAACTGTTTTTATCGCGGCAAGTGGAGACTATGCCTGCCACGCATATTAGGGGCAAATGCTGCGTTACGTTATTGAATGAAACCGAATCCTTGACGAGCTACCTAAACAAAGAcgattcatttttttactgcTTAGTATTTGATCCTACTGCACGTACTTTGCTTGCTGATAAAG GCGAAATTAGAGTAGGTAATAAATATCAAGCAACAGATATACCGGCTGTACTAACGCCTaccgagagagagacggaTTCTCGCAGGTTACAAGATTTGGAGACTTTGGTTTGGACTCCGAGACACAACTTGACAGATCGTCAGATCGATCAATTCCTCGTTGTTAGCAGATCAGTAGGCACCTTCGCGAGAGCCTTAGACTGTTCGTCCTCCATTAAGCAACCCTCCTTGCATATGTCTGCAGCTGCTGCATCTAGAGACATTACTCTg TTTCACGCGATGGATACATTGCACCTGCATGCCTATGACTTGTCGAATGCCTTAGCGTCTTTAGTACCTAGCACCGGCCCCGTATTGTGCCGAGACGAGATGGAGGAATGGAGCGCATCCGAGGCGAACCTGTTTGAAGAGGCGCTCGAGAAATATGGAAAGGACTTTGCGGATATACGAGCCGACTTT TTACCATGGAAAACGCTGAAGAACGTAATCGAGTATTATTACATGTGGAAAACGACGGATCGGTATGTCCAGCAGAAAAGAGTGAAGGCTGTAGAGGCGGAGAGTAAGCTGAAGCAAGTTTATATACCGAATTACAACAAGACCCCCACATCGACAACCGCACCTTCCAGCGCCACGATTGTACCTTTGGGCAATAGTAATAGCAATAGTAACGGAAAACCGACCAGCGTTCTGAACGGTAACAGTAACGGCAACATGATAGGTGACAATTCCGGGAATTTACTTATGGTCGGAGTTGGTGGAAAACCATGTGAGAGTTGTCAAATTGTCCAGAGTCCACAGTGGTATGCTTGGGGACCATCGCACATGCAGTATCGTCTCTGTCAATCCTGTTGGGTATATTGGAAGAAGTATGGAGGGCTCAAG GTGCCGTCGCGCATAGACGACGTCGATCTCGAGAGGAAACGCGCCGGCGCCGGATCGGACGAAGAGAGTAAAGGGATGGGCGGCGCGCACAGGCCGCATCGATGCAGCATTCCTACCTGCGGCAAGGAGTTCAAATTGAAGGCTCATCTGAGCCGTCACTACGCGAGCGCGCATGGAGTGGATCTGCGCGGCGCCGCCggaagcggcggcggcggcagcggatCACCGCGGCCGGTGATGAAGACCCGGTCTGCGTTTTATTTGCGCACCTCCTTGTTGGCGCGTGCCGCGCGACGTCTGTGCGCTGCGCAATTGCGCACACGTCACGCCGCGCGGGCACCCCATCAGCCGGTGAATGCGGCGCCGTTGCGGCACCTATGCGCCCAGCTAACATCCAAGGCACCTACGGAATTACGTATGCTTGCACGCGCCGTACGGCCTCGGCCGCGTCCCCAAGTGATCGACATCGCCTCGCGCTTAGGCGATCATCCGGCACCTCGGCAGCCCGGTGATTGGGACTGGCTGACGTTGACTGCTCCGGCACAACGCAAGCAGCCTGATCGAGTCTCATTTCCACGCCCGCCGAAGGCACCGG ATGGCAGCCTTTTGTATGAGAGGGTACCAAACAAACCTGAAGTGGACAGACTTGCATTAACGCCTCCCCAGCCGCAATCTGTTATGTCAACCCAGCAGAATATCCTCAAACGTCCAAGACCATTCGACGAAATTAATGGTTCTGATG GTATCGCCTTGAACGCAGTTCCTTCTGGCGTACCACCTCCGAAAAGAGTCCATCATCAACAACAACTGCATCCGAAGCATACATTGGAACATCCCACACCTGCAGTTCTTCCCCTCGCGCCACCTCTTAATGGTAGGGCTTCTCATCCACATACGTTGCCTCATGGTCCGCCGCTGTCTAGAAGTAACGCACGTAAGCAGGTTTTATCGTGGATGGATGCACCTGATGATGTCTACTTCCGCGCCACCGAACAGATCAA AAGAGCTAGAAGAACCCTACCATCAATGGAGTTACGAAGAGCGGCGCGTAAACCATGGCGTAGAATGTCACTTCCTCTGAATCCGCTTCACCTCCAAAGAGCGGGTCGCCAAGACGATATGGTCGTTATCTTGGATTGA
- the LOC105829214 gene encoding protein hairless, with product MREKSAECHAHAGHVRGTTEMCSRDPPTLHPTFAKANGKNSSPQPAHHPEAQQRNSDSSLLPTPGGRLKFFKDGKFILELSHRRDGEKTTWFPVPKKTFWPPASTIPNRQESSTSLSVSDDNSSVQSSPWQRDHCWKQTHPRRRITTEFNFYYRRNPKTRLCAHLRLIARKRRRPLDSTTATSVPESTTAYSTRTSRKLNGTSSSSSSSSSSSGKVLSLIIDKLARLLDPNVVSPRKRILRELERVSLEDQASKRRATPQPVCTTSAPPPTPSAKQVSSYSITSILGEDKPSTEPGFLRTLLKPDDRQPVKYSSTNAYPRVRIDPYIGSSNTSVHHPLYGIPMLPPGPYRAPLWMAPHYPSPVHYPPPMQLYASPHSHPSSPHYKDYREQTLTPPSDMPLNLSKHAG from the exons ATGCGCGAAAAGTCAGCAGAATGTCATGCTCACGCAGGTCACGTGAGGGGCACGACAGAGATGTGCTCGCGTGATCCACCTACACTGCACCCGACCTTCGCCAAGGCAAATGGTAAAAATTCAAGTCCCCAGCCAGCTCATCATCCCGAGGCGCAGCAGCGTAACAGCGACAGCAGCCTGCTGCCGACTCCTGGAGGTCGCTTGAAATTCTTCAAAGATGGAAAGTTCATCCTGGAACTGTCTCACCGCAGGGACGGAGAAAAGACCACGTGGTTTCCCGTGCCGAAGAAGACCTTTTGGCCACCCGCAAGCACCATCCCGAATCGCCAGGAGAGCTCTACTTCCCTCAGTG TCTCCGATGACAATTCGTCGGTCCAGTCCAGTCCTTGGCAGAGAGATCACTGCTGGAAGCAGACGCATCCCCGACGCAGGATAACCACAgagttcaatttttattatcgtcgAAATCCCAAGACCCGCTTGTGCGCGCATCTTCGCTTAATAGCGAGGAAACGCAGGCGCCCGTTAGACTCCACGACCGCGACCTCAGTTCCAGAATCAACGACGGCCTATTCGACGAGAACGTCGCGGAAACTGAACggcacgtcgtcgtcgtcttcgtcatcgtcgtcgtcgtcgggcaAGGTTCTGAGTCTGATCATCGATAAGCTGGCGCGTCTGCTAGATCCCAATGTGGTGTCGCCTCGCAAACGCATACTACGAGAGCTGGAGAGAGTCTCGCTGGAGGATCAGGCATCCAAAAGACGGGCGACTCCGCAACCGGTTTGCACGACGAGTGCGCCGCCGCCGACTCCCTCCGCGAAGCAGGTGTCATCGTACAGCATAACCAGTATCTTGGGGGAGGACAAGCCGAGTACCGAACCGGGTTTCTTGCGGACACTGCTGAAGCCGGACGACCGGCAGCCTGTGAAATACTCATCGACTAACGCCTATCCGAGGGTACGAATCGATCCCTATATCGGATCCAGCAATACATCCGTTCATCATCCTCTCTACGGGATACCGATGTTGCCACCTGGACCGTACAGGGCGCCTCTATGGATGGCGCCTCATTATCCGTCTCCCGTCCACTACCCGCCTCCTATGCAATTGTACGCATCGCCGCATTCTCATCCATCGTCTCCACATTACAAAGACTACAGGGAACAAACTCTTACACCTCCTTCAG ATATGCCTCTGAATCTGTCGAAGCATGCGGGTTGA
- the LOC105829215 gene encoding probable alpha-ketoglutarate-dependent hypophosphite dioxygenase produces the protein MAPLKFLTPEQKQFWQDNGYIKLSNVFSLKEINEISDAYTELFERKYRIHQSEGLEARWSGEEMKKLAGDVGDYTVRSIHNLQMHNAVFTRTIMHPNLLDALEDVMDTTDILLHHTKAHVKPPEKGAPYLMHQDYHYFPFKKHSMMAVFLHLDDTTPENGGLAVYPGSHKLGPLEDHAPKEAADGKGEQFHWVDPKKYPLSKAVPISAKKGEVIIFSYLLLHGSYLNLSDRNRRMFLIQVRAADDEPVEDVHNSLCQNMVLRGKNVNSDASYINRYTH, from the exons ATGGCTCctctgaaatttttaacaccCGAGCAGAAGCAGTTCTGGCAGGATAATGGTTACATAAAGTTATCGAATGTGTTCTCTTTGAAGGAGATAAACGAAATATCAGACGCCTATACTGAATTGTTCGAGAGAAAATATCGGATACATCAGTCAGAGGGTCTGGAAGCACGCTGGTCTggagaagaaatgaaaaaattggcTGGAGATGTTGGAGATTATACT GTAAGGTCTATTCACAATCTACAAATGCACAATGCCGTTTTCACTCGAACTATTATGCACCCGAATTTACTGGATGCTCTTGAGGATGTCATGGACACCACGGACATACTGCTGCATCACACTAAAGCGCATGTAAAGCCGCCGGAGAAGGGAGCGCCTTACTTAATGCATCAGGATTATCATTACTTTCCCTTCAAGAAACACAGTATGATGGCTGTGTTTCTACATTTGGACGACACAACACCAGAAAACGGTGGTTTGGCAGTATATCCTGGCAGCCATAAACTGGGACCGTTGGAGGATCACGCTCCCAAAGAAGCAGCAGACGGAAAGGGTGAACAATTTCACTGGGTTGATCCAAAAAAATACCCTTTATCCAAAGCTGTTCCCATCTCTGCCAAAAAGGGTGAAGTTATTATCTTTTCGTATCTGTTGCTTCACGGTTCGTATCTGAACTTGTCGGACAGAAACCGACGCATGTTTCTCATACAAGTGAGGGCCGCTGATGACGAGCCGGTCGAGGATGTGCACAATTCTCTCTGTCAGAACATGGTTCTTCGCGGCAAAAATGTTAACAGTGACGCATCATATATCAATCGATATACACATTAA
- the LOC105829216 gene encoding MAD2L1-binding protein, which translates to MFSRDRKDETEIDVILDEPLTSDSCTKTVMELIKYILYQKQQIPFPYEALARFQTSVKATDRNAVSFKALSSTLKNVSDHLSSQFFLKGCDIKEVAIILGATILSPKLYIKIELPSYVLNSKQHMEYQHSSRKPLLKLMRSMLECDKFQEAMNVPLSMTNMFIMLRKSDSNSVSDFFLLKPQYVPPNQTANRFKIKLCQSDQVDMQCDCRTLVKVYRDSCETCLENEENDVQYTQYNSSTESSYRWYQSKQIIKGFKFCS; encoded by the exons ATGTTCTCCAGGGACAGAAAGGACGAGACAGAGATCGACGTGATACTGGACGAACCATTGACCAGCGATTCGTGCACAAAAACTGTGATGGAACTCATAAAATACATTCTGTATCAGAAACAACAGATACCGTTTCCGTATGAGGCATTAGCGCGATTCCAGACGAGCGTGAAGGCGACGGACAGGAACGCGGTCTCCTTCAAGGCTCTGTCGAGTACGCTGAAGAACGTCTCGGATCACCTGTCCTCGCAATTCTTCCTTAAGGGTTGCGACATAAAAGAGGTTGCCATAATCCTCGGCGCTACAATCCTGTCACCTAAGCTCTACATCAAGATAGAGCTTCCCTCGTATGTTCTCAACAGCAAACAGCACATGGAGTATCAGCATTCCTCCAGGAAACCACTTCTGAAGCTTATGAG GTCTATGTTGGAGTGTGATAAGTTTCAGGAAGCCATGAACGTTCCTTTAAGCATGACGAATATGTTTATTATGCTGAGGAAGAGCGACAGTAATTCTGTGTCTGATTTCTTCCTGCTTAAACCGCAATATGTACCACCCAATCAAACAGCCAATCGCTTTAAGATTAAACTGTGCCAGAGTGATCAAGTGGATATGCAATGTGACTGTAGGACGCTTGTTAAAGTGTATCGTGATTCCTGTGAGACCTGCTTGGAGAATGAGGAAAATGACGTGCAATATACTCAGTATAACAGTTCCACTGAATCTTCCTATCGATGGTATCAGTCAAAGCAGATCATAAAAGGATTCAAATTCTGTTCGTGA
- the LOC105829213 gene encoding uncharacterized protein LOC105829213 produces MELKTKQMRKLLEFLRQQVNKLYLLLIGASVNPSEILTAKSILYEQLHSLTQRFNNLVSDDNYDCEEANVKFADAATNLKYTSLLKNVDELIKDIKCDNIDSDTVKHKIELLLDNFGLALRELEDLECLPLKQRLQDCLDYVKEMSMANEIEDLQNIKELGTSILEILEPLQNYRKSLVSGFLSQKLALYTSQLCTSFEMLVHLAQEQHQLNAPIYTCKKYICERICTCCEMTLNLLNDSNPSLEKETCERENHFVYRMDLALDIILEIPKKPYEEQLSECTELWLRLEDVFSHAMAITQVCQPYNFKAITGSCQSIVLEYEKLKQQLLSEVPDSALNNLFMHTLTDALYRLERKVNIAILTLAMEVFSNPYVALKKLVMTCGNSLSAKRRSKSDLNDLIEDFDQLFDQTMQIGIFAIACCKDKNRNNKIRNCLAGFESLETELISAITAFYLHPDNKEMRASVKLLTTQWQLEMNKFQNAVNLIINSAAFCQVVMDSLQERITTISDCLDNRELVTQSQVQGIVQRASALSSQITAIVNDIGTENIDRQTIMMTRELKAAIFEANAAAKTLLVENATEPQQLRVIKRCELILNVVQRLQPALSTIMNNTTREKSARGQGDISHGNISNAMNFPSTIYGLPRDENSLIYIRTPYTVKTHKQQVSIQTANSVVQKPSDLSYLIPYIKNGRALRSEHSIMYNTPYKNRNVTQEPAVKNEMSSRNLSSIRQHLFSRDSFSFHTDFDITEESMDLTAVLEKIISSTSGNATFSSYQFSKVENVSSESTNKDSVFNIVEKLCQTIRPETESCINKSAITDKMSECTISGGGDASLIMESCQKLNSTRLPNNKSTLEQREV; encoded by the exons ATGGAGCTGAAAACGAAGCAAATGAGAAAACTGCTGGAGTTTTTACGACAGCAG gtaaacaAGTTGTACCTGTTACTGATTGGTGCTTCTGTTAATCCATCAGAGATTTTAACTGCAAAGTCAATACTTTACGAACAATTGCACTCTTTAACTCAGAGATTTAACAATTTAGTAAGCGACGATAATTACGATTGTGAAGAAGCAAATGTAAAGTTTGCTGATGCTGcaacaaatttgaaatatacttctctattgaaaaatgttgatGAGCTT atcAAAGATATTAAGTGCGACAATATTGATAGTGATACAGTCAAACACAAGATAGAATTACTGCTTGATAATTTTGGATTAGCTTTGCGAGAATTGGAAGATTTAGAATGCTTACCATTGAAGCAGAGACTCCAAGATTGCCTAGATTATGTTAAAGAAATGAGCATGGCCAATGAGATTGAGGATCTTCAAAATATAAAG GAACTGGGCACTTCAATATTGGAAATTCTCGAACCACTacaaaattacagaaaaagttTAGTGTCTGGTTTTTTATCACAGAAACTAGCTTTATATACTTCTCAACTGTGCACATCGTTTGAGATGCTAGTACATCTGGCACAAGAGCAGCATCAGCTAAATGCAccaatttat ACTTGTAAGAAGTATATTTGCGAAAGAATATGCACTTGCTGCGAGATGACTTTGAACTTGCTGAATGATTCCAATCCATCATTGGAAAAAGAAACGTGtgaaagagaaaatcattttgtCTACAG AATGGATTTGGCATTAGAcattatattagaaatacCGAAAAAACCATATGAAGAACAATTGTCCGAATGCACAGAACTGTGGTTGAGGCTGGAGGATGTCTTCTCTCATGCTATGGCGATTACCCAAGTGTGTCAgccatataattttaaagccATAACGGGTTCCTGCCAGTCCATAGTGTTGGAATATGAGAAATTAAAACAGCAATTGCTATCGGAGGTTCCAGATTcggcattaaataatttgtttatgcATACCTTGACTGATGCTCTTTACCGTTTGGAACGTAAAGTTAATATAGCTATATTGACGCTCGCGATGGAAGTATTTAGCAATCCCTACGTAGCCTTGAAGAAACTCGTTATGACGTGTGGAAATTCGTTGAGCGCGAAAAGAAGATCGAAGAGTGATTTAAATGATCTCATAGAAGACTTTGATCAACTTTTTGATCAAACCATGCAGATTGGAATATTTGCAATTGCTTGTTGCAAAGACAAGAATC gcaATAACAAAATTCGCAATTGTCTCGCAGGATTCGAATCCTTAGAAACTGAATTGATCTCTGCCATAACTGCCTTTTATCTACATCCAGATAATAAAGAGATGCGTGCCAGTGTTAAGTTGTTAACTACACAATGGCAGCTAGAAATGAATAAGTTTCAGAATGCCGTAAATCTCATTATAAATTCGGCTGCTTTCTGTCaa GTAGTTATGGACAGTCTTCAGGAACGTATAACAACCATCTCCGATTGTCTCGATAACAGAGAACTGGTTACACAATCGCAAGTACAAGGTATCGTTCAACGTGCTTCAGCTTTATCTAGTCAAATCACGGCGATCGTAAATGACATCGGCACTGAGAATATCGATCGTCAAACAATAATGATGACGAGAGAATTGAAAGCAG ctATATTTGAAGCCAATGCAGCTGCCAAAACCCTTCTAGTAGAAAATGCAACAGAGCCTCAACAATTGCGAGTGATAAAACGATGCGAATTGATATTAAATGTCGTTCAAAGATTACAACCCGCCTTGTCTACAATTATGAATAATACGACGCGTGAAAAATCTGCGCGAGGCCAAGGAGACATCAGTCACG GTAACATATCGAACGCCATGAATTTTCCATCTACAATTTATGGTTTACCGCGCGAtgaaaatagtttaatttatattagaacacCTTATACAG TAAAAACACATAAACAGCAAGTATCCATTCAAACGGCAAACAGTGTAGTACAGAAACCGTCGGATCTGTCATATTTGATACCTTATATAAAGAACGGTCGTGCATTGCGCAGCGAGCATTCCATAATGTACAACACACCGTATAAAAATAGGAATGTAACACAGGAACCTGCtgttaaaaatgaaatgtcTTCTAGAAATCTGTCTAGCATTAGACAACATCTTTTTAGCAGAGATAGCTTTAGCTTTCACACAGATTTTGATATAACTGAGGAAAGCATGGATTTAACAG CTGTTTTAGAAAAGATCATTTCGTCTACATCGGGAAACGCAACGTTCTCGTCGTATCAATTCTCAAAAGTAGAAAACGTATCCTCGGAAAGCACGAACAAAGATTCGGTTTTCAACATCGTAGAAAAACTGTGTCAAACTATTCGACCGGAAACGGAAAGTTGTATTAATAAATCCGCGATAACGGACAAGATGAGCGAATGTACCATATCTGGTGGCGGCGACGCGTCCTTAATCATGGAATCGTGTCAAAAGCTCAATAGCACTCGACTGCCAAACAATAAGTCGACCTTGGAACAACGTGAGGTATAG